GACATGATTGCTGCTCGTAGGAAGGAGCGTGAGTATTTTGAGACAAGTCCTGAATATGGACATTTGGCACATAAAATGGGCTCAGAGTATCTAGCTAAGCTTCTATCTCAGGTATTCTCTTCAGCAATTTGTAATTTATTCATGCTTTTTATTTAACATTCTGATTGTGATAACCCAAATTCATCCTATGAttagtaattttcttttctttctcttcactGGCTTTTATGGCTTAGCATTTGGAGCAAGTTATCAGACAGAAGATCCCCAGTATCATTGCCTTAATAAATAAGACGATAGACGAGCTTAATGCAGAGTTGGATCGTATAGGCAGGCCCATTGCTGTGGACTCAGGGGTCAGAACTTGGTTCTATGCTGAAATCAGTTTTATTAGATTTGAAACTTGAAATTACTTGGTTCTGCTTGTACTAAGCTGTTTTCTCATTTTTGCAGGCCCAACTATACACTATTTTAGAGATGTGTCGTGCGTTTGACAAAGTATTTAAGGAACACCTGGACGGAGGGTACGTGACTAATTGCTATTCGTAGATTATAGCCTCAGCTTGTAGAACACCACTTTTTCTTTCCTCACCAAAGAATTTGATacatctatttttctttttctttatacgtacagttaatttttttttggaggaATTAATTTTATGTAGTAAACGAAATACTATTTCAGACGTCCTGGTGGAGACCGGATATATGGAGTTTTTGATAATCAATTACCAGCTGCTTTAAAAAAACTTCCATTCGATCGTCATCTCGCCTTGAAAAATGTCCAGAGAGTTGTCACTGAAGCTGATGGGTATCAGCCCCATCTGATTGCCCCAGAGCAGGGTTATAGAAGACTCATTGAAGGGTCTATTGGCTATTTCAAAGGCCCAGCTGAAGCCTCTGTGGATGCCGTAATCTTCTTGtccttattattatattattcaatAGTAGtctgtttgtttttttgtttttggttctGGTTTGGCTACCATGAATGGTTTCTGTTTGTTGATCTGTATTACTGATGGAGTTATCAGTTATTGATATGAACTGCTAAACGGAATCACTAGATCTTGATATGAAATACTTTCACTCTTTAGATGCCTTTCACTCAAaacatataacttttttttcccCTAAAAGAATGCCTTATCTCCTTGTAACCATTGCATCTCTATGCTGTAAATGTTCTGTtgccaattttttttcctttctttttttaattatgatcgTAGATAATTTCCCAGGCTGTATCTCCATTGCCTTTTTATTTGAAAACCACAACTTTGAAAGCAGCTTTCATCTACCTATTTTTAGTAGAGCTCAATATATCAAATATCAACCTTAACCTgtgttttttattctctttttacaTGTTACTCCACAAGCAATGGTTTTCCATATCtagttttttgtaacaaacatTTGTTCTTGCTGTCTTTTTTGGAACAAATTGCTTAGTATTATTATGTTCTTTTCATCAGAAGTTATACACTTTTATTCTGCTATCTCAGGTACACTTCGTTTTGAAGGAACTTGTACGGAAGTCAATTTCTGAAACTGAGGTATGACATCTTTTAAGTAGATATACTCGGACAATTCATGTTTCCAAATATTCACGTGCAAGCTGGACCAGcttttataatttagaaaattagTGGATGTTCAAGTGCTTGTAATGCATGTAATTTCTGTAGGTGCTGTTCCAGATCTGTGAACAGTACCCCAAACGTCACTAGGGATTTGGTGGGAATTAAGGCTTATTCTTTTGTGGCAGACACGAAAGAAGAGAACTTAGATTAACTACTTCATATCATGCAGGAATTAAAAAGATTTCCAACACTTGCAAATGATATAGCAACTGCTGCAAACGAAGCTTTGGAAAGATTTCGCGAAGAAAGCAGGAAGACAGTTATACGATTGGTTGATATGGAGTCTAGCTATCTAACAGTAGATTTTTTCAGGAAGATTCATCTAGAAGGAGAAAGGGGTCCAAATGCGCCAAATTCAAATCGTAATGATAAGAATGATCGGAGTGAACGTAATGCTCCCAATCCCGCAATGGACAATCCTGACTATCACCTCCGGAAGATTGGTAACTAAGTTTCCACAAGTCTTCATACTAATAATTGATGGATATCAGTTTTATGTTTGGGATCACTTTTGGATAGATATACAGTTTTAATATTATCTTGACTTCTGCTCCAACGTTCTACTGGTCTTAATATCAAATGCTTCTTGTTTCAGGATCAAATGTTAATGCCTATATCAACATGGTTTGCGATTCGCTTAAGAATTCTATACCAAAGGCCGTGGTATATTGTCAAGTTAGAGAGGCCAAGAGATCATTGCTTAACTACTTTTATGTTCAAGTTGGGAAGAAGGAGGTATGATTTTTAGGTTTGATTAAAGTTTTGCCACCTTACACGGAATTTCtacctttttttaaaaaaagaagattTTGTTTCATAGTATGGACAACGATGAGTTGCAATTTGCTGGTCTTGGATGAGTTAACTTATTCAATGCGTTATATCTAACTATAATGTTGGTACTCGGATTAAGCCGTACGTTACTAAAGACAAGGACGGGTAATTACATCAATGATGTGGCTGCGTGTGTAGttgtcctaaatcctaatcaacCAAGTGTCTTCGTAGTGGTCCCCTGTTAACTACTAGGAATTTCATTCGATAGTTAGCTTAGAACTGATGAAAGCGTTATACGGATGAGATTTTATAACAATGTGTGTGCGCGCTATTTTTACAGAAAGAGAAATTGGGCGCCATGTTGGATGAAGATCCAGCTCTGATGGAAAAGAGAAATCAACTTGCTAAAAGGCTTGAATTGTACAAGCAAGCTAGGGATGACATTGATTCCGTGGCCTGGAGATCATGaagatcttaatttttttatttttattttttgctacAGATGCTACTATAAGGAAGATTTGTCATAGATTTTAtgatttcattattattattctttttttttaatcaaactcaAAGAANNNNNNNNNNNNNNNNNNNNNNNNNNNNNNNNNNNTTGCACTTGCATATAATTCTTTTGCCCCATTTGTATAAAGCTTGATTTGTATTGTGTGATGTTACAAGACCAACGATTTAATTAACTTAGCTTTTTTAGTTTTCTTGACCATTTTGATTTTTACTCCATGCTCTTGTTCATACTGTCACTTGAAAAacgagtattttttattattaggaatctgttaacagaattgacggcggaacaaaattgagatgattttgaaatgttagggacttaaatagaacTTAAACGTTggaacaaaaatgatacataaaaataaattttaattttattcttcaataatatcaattttttagtatacatagtatttaattattttttaatcacatctaagtaaattacacttaattataaaaaaaaatttatttaaaataaaaataatgtgattaagtataattatttagatgtaattaaaaaataattgaatactatgtaaagtaaaaaattaatattattgaaagataaaattaaattaaaaatttatttttatgtatcgtttttgtccttaacgttttcgtcctatttaagtccctaacgtttcaaaatcgtctcaattttgtcccgccgtcaattctgttaacggatctcTAACGACAGAATAACATTGACTCAATTTTGAAatgttagagacttaaatagaacgagacttaccccaaacgttgggacaaaaacgatatCTTACTGaacttttatgttaaattccTTTATAAATCTATAAATAACAGATACCGTGAGCCATCGCCCATCAGAACATCATTGTGTTTATTCATTTCCTTTGCTTCTCTCTTGGTTCGCTAATATAGATTACACAAGcattaataaaacaaaagaattactTATATGAAAACTATTTGTTAAAGGGGGAGAACCATCAACTCTTTTGATGTACAAAGGTTCCCAAGTGTCATCGACACTATAGGAGCTGGAGTGgatcatatattatatatatatatatattttaattcaaaaacaGTATTAATACTAATAGACATTCCATACAACATTCATAAAATAGTTTGTAAACAAAACCAAGCTGCTGCTAGAGGCAGAAAGGATACCCAACAAAACCCTTTCAGGGACCTAAATGTTGTCTTGGGATAATTTGGTCCAGGCATTCAGTTAGGCAACTCATCACAGGTCAGAATCCTGTCGACTTGCCAAGCATAATTCATGCAACTCGTTCAGTATCCACTCCTCTCCAGTATGTCCGCCCAGCACCAAAACCCTTGTTCCTCCGACCACACAAGTGCTGTGACCCCAAGCAAATTTAGGTGGTTGCCCCGGAACATTGAGGATCCTCCATGAAGGCTTCTCCTCAGCCGGATCCAACAGAAAGAGTTGAGACGGTGAGTGAAGACCTGCAATGGAACCTCCAAAAACAATTATTCTTCCGCAAGGCATGCTGACAGCAACATGATCTAGCCGAGGAGGAGGAACCACAGCACTTTGACTAGCTACTCCAGTGAAGGCACTGTATTCTAGTGGTCTCCAGTGTGGTTGTTCATCTTCTAGATCAATGGTGTAAGCCTCCCCTGATCTTAAGCGCAAGTGTCCACTCTTGGCAAGTCCACCAAACATAAGAATCTTTGTCCTCCCATAGACTGACAGTGAGTGCCCCAAACGAGGAGGTGGCGCCCATGATGTTGGAATCTCTCTCCATGTTGGATTACCTGTTGTAAGGTCCAATAGATACGTGTCACTAAGAAGAACCCCAGCGTCTGTGCACCCACCAGAGACAACCAATTTTGACCCTTCGATTGTGCAAGAACTGTGCCAAGATCTTGGAAGTGGTGGGGTTCCACCGCAGACCTCCCTCCATGTTGGCTGTTGAGCATCCAAATCAAGGACAAACACATCATTGAGCAATCCTTGCCTACCACATCCACCAAAAACCACCAACCAAGAACCATTTAAGCAAGAGAGTGTGTGGCCCCATCTTCCTGGTGGGGATGATTTCACGCTAACCCTGCGCCACTCTGGATTTTTAGCATCAAGATTTAGCACAAAAGTGTCATCCATAGGTTGCATATCTACTCCTTCACCTCCAAACAGTACAAGACGATTCCCTGCGGCGCAAGCGCTGAAATTGCAGCGTGAAGGTTCCACTGCTCCTCCAACTGTCAGTTTTCTCCAACAAACTGCCTCGAGAGTAGTAAGTTCCCGTGTTAGACGACCCCATCCTAACTTCTTGGTCATCAATTCCAAGGTACCAGTGACTTCTTTTCCCCACACATTTTGACACACCATCTTCCTGACATGCTCATTCTTTGTCAGTTGGCGGATCCTCCTGCATACAGACCCGATGGATGCAACGTCCCTTGGTGTCAAACGTGACAAAATGTTGTGAGCTAAGACTTCATCAGAAAGCTGAAGAATGCCACACAGCTCTTGGTGCTGACTGTACAATGTTTGTCCACTCTTAGGAGGGAATTTACCAGTCTTATCGAAATCTTGATTGCAAGTCTTTTTGAAGACTGGGTATGAGACGCGGTTCAGATCTATATTTGCCTCAGAAAATAGTTGGATACCTATTACGTGTGTCACAgttccatcatcatcatgaattGGTGCAAGTCTGAGTCTATTCACCAAAGGAGTACCATCCTTTCGGAAATTCAGAAGTTCACCTTGGAACTCAATGCCTTCCTCAAGGCATCTTCTAATCTCAGACACAACAACAGGATCCACCAGAGGGTGCCGCCTCTGAGCTCGAGGATCTCTGAACTGCAAGAACCGACTGAAACAAAACAAATTCCAGAGTTAGTAAAGGGACAATATTCTTGAAGTGACACAAATCAGTTTAATTTGAAGCCATATCTGTTAACTAAGGTAATGAGGTTGGAAATGGACAAAGGATGTAAAAGAAAACCAAATATACAACCCAGAGCTCAAACTCTCCTGTCAGGAAACAAAGCTGAACAGGATCGAGTGAATCGAACATGAACTCTGGCATGCTAGCTTCCTTAGCATTGATACAATGAAGAAGTCACATCTTTAATCCATCTCCTCCTCCACTACAATTCCTTTTCACAGGCGGATGACTCACAAGCACAAACAGTTGAGATCATAAATTGTAAGTCCAAAGATATCTTGTTCTGTCAAACAAAAGGTATAATCATGCATACTAACCAAGTAATTATGAATAATAAATTTCTCTCCACATTTGATAGAAATTTCTACTCATCTCCATAGTACAAGTTTTCAAAGATTTCAGCAAAAAAGTTTCACGTTTTCCACAACTTGAACAGTTATAAACTTCAGTTCTGAATGTTTCAGGCTAACAAACCACCACTGAATTTCATAGAAAAATGTAACCGGAAACGTTAAGAAAAGTAGTCAGATCACAGCTATTGAGTAACAAAAGAAGATGTATTTGTCAATAAGAACCTGAGAAGGATGCTAGGGGAATCAAAAGAAGGAATTCATTGAGAATGTAGTTTGAAAGCATCTAAATTTAGCATAGATCTGGAATCATTTCATCaccaattataaaaatttaatcgtGCAGAGTAGCTAACTTCACAAAACAAGGAAGCCCAACATTTTCTCATCTATTAATTTCCCCAGAAGAACgtataaaaagaaaagggaaataaaaagaataaaaaatatctcaCCAGTTTCGACCGAGAGCCTCGTCAGCACGATAACCGGTGAAGATTTCAAAGACCTTGTTGACATAGATGATGGGGAAATCAGGTTCAAGCGCATCACAAACAACAAAGGAGGTTGGTGTTGCTGGGTAGAAGAAGATCCCTGGCTTCAAAGGAAGCTCACTCTCGTCTTCTCCAATTGCAACAACTGCATCATCCTCTTTCNNNNNNNNNNNNNNGGTTGTGCTCTTCATCCTCCTCTTTCTCTTTCGCCATCGCCATCTTTCTCTCTTCTGCAAACTCCCACAGTTTCTTTCTCTTCAGCTCTGTTCTctgacaataataataataatagtaatattaATAAGGAATTAAGGTTGTTGGACTCTTCTGACACAAATACCCCTCTTCCAACACCGAATTGCGGGATACCCTAAAGGGTAGTGATTGTAATTTGATGAGAAAAAGAGGGGCAAATGATAAAGGGAATGGAGTCAACGTGGGTAACACTTGTCCCCATGATATTTCGAGAGAAAATATCTGCGAGTGAATTCCCACCAAAAAGCTGCCACGTCATAGGGGTGGGAGGAAGATATTTTTGTGTGTTTGGCGGGTAATGTGTGTTTATCGGCAACTAACATGGATATTAGTTTTCGATAGGTACGGTGCCTTTTCTATTTCTGATTCCCTTGGAAGCGCGTGTTTAACACCTTCATTCTCCTGCGTCTGGGTTTATGGGAATGGACAAGGCACATTGTTTAGCTTCTCTTCATGTCAATGTGTCATGCCCAAATATCATAGTCCATTCTCTCAAAGTCAGGCATACCAATCCACATGTAAAACCTTTctaaacttttaatatttaataccaTCTTTCATGTATTATgtatattgaaaataattattgaaaatttgttttccatttttaattctatatataaatatatgataattgattttaattttaaagtgaGAGTTAATTgggattttttttcattctcttttaccGTGTAACTTTAGACAAGaataaatgtatatataatattttgagaGAAGGATAAATAtgtttttgatcttttgattcgTAAATATTTAAGTtcttgataatttaaaaatgtatttaaattattgattttttaaaaatttagatatatagATCTTTTATATTCATTTAAATGTATCAGAtacaacagaaaaataaaatgtgacTCCTATTATATTGACTTAATTGATACGAATGCACACgcgaaataatttttaaaattagacaaATTAGACTTAGGGATCGATatgtcaatattttaaaaaggtcagatacttaaatatatttttaaatctttagagacttaaatatctacgaatcaaataaatattttaaaacttatAAATAATACAGgtatatataaatcaaaactaGTGTTAATTTAAGAGactcaatatttatttattaagtatCAACACTTCAACAGTACACATGTTGGTTGAATCACTGCTAAATTCACTATGTTATATGAatattaaaaagtaattatttatataaagtatatatttaaatataaaatattattaaaatatataaaataacaaattttttatacataaatatataataattaatttataattaatttttatgtataatgtttttgttgttaaattaaataagtgtAACAGTTGTAACTTGTAACGCAGTAGAAAGTAGAAACTGCAAagcagaaaaatagaaaattaataagtGGGTAGTGTAATTCGAAGAGAGAGCACACAGTAATACCACCAAGATACCAGCGCCCATTGATTACAAACAATCTCCAACATTAGTCATTAGCTATTCTAAAATCTAAACTTATCCATTAACCTTTTTTTAACGTTCTGCTGTTTGTTGCTTATGACACCAATTTTTCGGTTGACAATTGATgacaacttttttattttttaatataataaaaataatttttagaaatgaaaattATAGGTTCTTAAAAGTTTTTTGATACTTTTATCAGTGATTCTATTTTTTACGAAAATTTCCTTTTGAAGCATGTTATAACTTgaaactaatttgatttgagtaaagtaccatttgtacccatgaaagtTGAAAACGCTGACAAATGTATCCACTAGAAAAGGAAACTACCAAATGTAACCATCAATCGTGACATTCGTGGGACGAAACTAACCACGGCGTGACATGGCTTGGGGGCCTCTTACGTGGATTGCTGAGCTGTGTGACCGTTATAATGTATCCTCAACCCCAAAATTTCCCAAATTCAAAGCTTGTTCCATCCCCAATAATAATCCTAACCCTAGATTCACAAAAATCTTCGAAATTATACCGATGTCGAGGCAAAGACTGTTTACTCCAACTTCGAATGGCAATGGTAGTGTGTCTGGAAGCTCAAATTCAGGAAGGGTGAATAATAGGAAGTTCAATGGGAGATGTCTCTGTGGGTTGGGGGTGACGCTGTTATAGTCAGGGACGGCGATGAATCTTGGGAGATGGTTCGTACGTTGTCCCAATTGGAAGGTAACCCGTTTTACATCCTGTTCTCTGTGAGTTGAATCGGTATCTGATTTTAGTTTTTCTGCCATGGATAGAACTCGGACTAGTTTTTCTGCCATGGATAGAACTTGGACTGCAACTTCTTTGCATGGGTAGACGAAATCGAAGGGCAATGGGAGGATTTGAGGAGAGCACTGTCAGAAAGAAAGATGCAGGAAAACGTTAATGAGGCTGAGGCTGAAGTGAAGATGCTCATGATGTTAGGGAAGTTTAAAGCTGAAGCTAGTAAAGTTAGGTTTTGGCttgtgattatgtcaatggtGGTGGTATGTAATGTTGTCTGCACTTTGTATTTGGCTCTCAAAGGGTTTTGAGCCCAAGCAGCTTGCAGTGTTAGGGTTTGATAAAAATACCCATGTTCGATTATGTATCTGTCATTTGTAGACATGTGGAAGACAGAAAATGTCAAAAATAGTCTTATAAGACTTGTAAATTTGCAGAAGTTATCTATTACTAATACTAATTTCAAGTCATTTTTTACTTTCTGCTCCAAAATAACATGAAAGACATGCAAAATAAGCTCATAAGTACGTAGAAATTTAGCAACTGAAGTGTTCAAGTTATACTAGTTATAGGTATGAGTTTTCAACAATGACCATGCACAAACACCGAATACCAAAACATAAGCAATTGTAGGTATAGTATGTGACATATCCAATAATTGTAATCTAAACTGCCATGGCACAGTaccaagaaaaaaaacataatataaaCACTCTTGCTTCAAGGAATTGGAGTGGAGTTGCTGCTGCCGCTTGATCCTTCCTTCAAATGTGCAGTTGTTGACCTCTTTTTTGGTGGATGACGGAAGGCAGGCTGAGGCCACGGAGTTGAGCTTGATCCTCTCCTTATGGGAGTAGGCATGAATTCCATGAATCTGGAAGTAGTCCCCTGGGAGGCAGCTTGCATGGTTTGAGTTGTCACAACAGGTGGGACATCAGAGGCCGTGGATGATGGAGTAGTAGTAGCTGGTGTTGTTGGAGCAGACTGTGGTTGGTGAGTAGTTGGTGGTGGTCTTcgcagattcttcttcttccttggtGGCTTTTTTGTAGTTGTTGGCCTAGTTGAAGGAGACCTCACTGGATTAGGAATGGATTGAGGAACTGAGTTTGTCTCTTACAATAGTAGAAACATATGATTGATTTCATTAAGAACTTTTAGAATGAAGTTGTAAAATACAGCATTAGACTTACATTTGGTGGCTGAGATGCTGCTGCTTCAGCTGCTTCAACTGCTTCCAGATTCTCTTCCCAAAACATCTCCTCTTGTCTAGCAGCCTGATCCCCATCATCCTCAGCAGGTGGGTGTGGATTTGTACTTTGTCCCCCAGCACTCCCAGCCATGGCTTCCTTCTTCTTGGAACAGCTACGACTGTTGTGTCCAGTCTGCAATACATGTAACATGAATTTTCAGGTTGTGGACATTGAAAGCACAAGTAATGGGAGCATATGAATTATGGTTTACCTTTGGGCAATACTTGCAGGTGATGGGGCCATACTTTCTGGGGGCCCTATGAGGATCTGGGTGGGGTTCCTTTGGGGCGTCATTCTTTTTGTCTCTCTTCAACTTTGGCCTCCCAATCTGCTTCTTATATACTGGGGGTAATATAGGAGGTAGATCAACATGCTGCCAGTATTCTTGACTAGGGACAGGCTGGATAATGTATTAATATGTGCTATTATATGCCCCCATGGAAAGCCAGTTATGTGCATGTTCCTCTGGCTTCTTATTCTGATATGCCAGTGCAGCACATGCATGCCTGCACGGCAAGCCAGTCAGTTGTCAAGACCTACATGAACAAGTCCTCTTTCCTATATCCACCATAACCTTATAAGGCAGGCACTGTACTTCATACACATTGCCAGGATCATCTCCGGTGGGAAACGGCCGCCACTTGTTgctctcctttttctctttttcaagcCTACTCTGTTGCACAGGAGTGATAACTCCGTTATAACCTGTTATTATAGGCTTCCCTCTCATTTTCTTGATCCTAGAATTGAATGATTCGCAGTTGTTGTTTGTGTAATTGTCAGATTTTGGGTACTCACTAAAACCACTCCTACTCCATTGACTTGGAGGGATCCTATTCAGATACTCCCAAGCATGGGGATTAACCCTTTTGATTCTATCCAGGACAGCATTGAACTCTTGAGGGATTGTGGCCTTGGCACATCTCCACATTGCCATTTTCAATTCTGTGGCACCCCACTGCTTTCTGAAGTTCTGCCATATGTGCATAGCACAAAATCTATGATGTGCTCCTGGATTCACTTCACGCATAGCTGGGATGAGACCCTGGTAGACATAAGTAAAGCGACCAAATCATTATATTATATGATGGACAATAACTATGACAGCAGCAGGCAAGCAGATACATTATAACAAACTAAAATTACAATGAAGACATACACATGGGATAGGAATTCAGATATTACCTTCTGCATGTCTGACATGAAGTTGACACCATTGATTGCAGCGTCACCTATGTCTTCTTAGAGGATTTCCAGAAACCATTTCCAGCTATCCTTGCATTCACACTCCACAACAGCGTACGATATCGGATAGATGTGGTTATTGGCATCATAGCCGATTGCAGTCAACAACTGCCCATGGTAGTAACCCTTTAAAAAAGTTCCATCTAACCCTATAAAAGGTCTGCAGCCAACCGAAAAACCCTTCTTACACCCTTCCAAGCATATATATATCCTTTTGAATTTATGCCCAGTCCCTTCAACATAATCAGTACTAATCCTCACAGTGGAGCCAGGGTTGGTCCTCATAATTTCATTAGCAtagtgatgattggatttttgacggtttagaatttttcaaatgaaatctcgtcgaagtatagtttctaaaccaacacaaATCcgttcatacaaaaatttgtttgtcacaagtacaaacccctaaaattaataaccgaagtatttaaacctcgggtcgtctctcaaaggacttgcagggtagtgttcttgttattggttacggacttgtttattttggggttttataTGAGAAACacgaatagtaaatggtaagaaaactttattaacaaaatggtcttggcaagatttggttgtcaagggtcttcatcattatcactagccacaagcatggtagttgcaaggattaatcccacttagtcatccttaaatcaattaacaaaggaaagtcaagtgagttatatcaatcctagtccataaatcctaactttccactaattggattaatgaaggctagagttaatggctatcaactatcaatcaattggacactagtgactcatttaccttctcaagccaagaacataaaattctagtctaacattcttccaagcatttaatcaaacacttggaaagcacaaaaggaaagcatagtaaaattgcaagaaaagtaaatctacactactcaattgcaatgaattaaacaacaacaaatcaaatgaacacaattattatgaattacctctaattgaattaaaagagaataggaggaacaaaagtagatctataacaaagtataagaacaacataaaggaaattacaacaaaagaatagaggaagatgaatgtaacaacaaagaattgaaaggtagaagtagaagaaagcaaagattaaaacctagatctaagaactaatcctaatcctaatcctagagagaagtgagagcttctctccctagaaactaactctaactactaaactatgactaatgatcaaaagtatgaaagtatcttcattccttggcttaaatagcatcagaaatgagttggattgggcccacaaggcttctaaaatcgctggccacgtattgcattaagtgggtcatgtgccaccattgGCGTGACCGCGTACCGTGGGCGTGCGTGCCcctatgcgcgatgcaactatggcaaatcttatatcgtttcgaagcccccggatgttagctttccaacccaactggaactgcatcatttggacctctgtagccaagttatgatcaattaagtacaaagaggtcggc
The genomic region above belongs to Arachis duranensis cultivar V14167 chromosome 3, aradu.V14167.gnm2.J7QH, whole genome shotgun sequence and contains:
- the LOC107481451 gene encoding phragmoplastin DRP1C; protein product: MATMTSLIGLINKIQRACTVLGDHGGEGMSLWEALPSVAVVGGQSSGKSSVLESVVGRDFLPRGSGIVTRRPLVLQLHKTEDGQEYAEFLHLPRKRFTDFAAVRKEISDETDRITGKTKQISNIPIQLSIYSPHVVNLTLIDLPGLTKVAVEGQPDTIVQDIENMVRSYVEKPNCIILAISPANQDIATSDAIKIAREVDPSGERTFGVVTKLDLMDKGTNAVDVLEGRQYRLQHPWVGIVNRSQADINRNVDMIAARRKEREYFETSPEYGHLAHKMGSEYLAKLLSQHLEQVIRQKIPSIIALINKTIDELNAELDRIGRPIAVDSGAQLYTILEMCRAFDKVFKEHLDGGRPGGDRIYGVFDNQLPAALKKLPFDRHLALKNVQRVVTEADGYQPHLIAPEQGYRRLIEGSIGYFKGPAEASVDAVHFVLKELVRKSISETEELKRFPTLANDIATAANEALERFREESRKTVIRLVDMESSYLTVDFFRKIHLEGERGPNAPNSNRNDKNDRSERNAPNPAMDNPDYHLRKIGSNVNAYINMVCDSLKNSIPKAVVYCQVREAKRSLLNYFYVQVGKKEKEKLGAMLDEDPALMEKRNQLAKRLELYKQARDDIDSVAWRS
- the LOC107481449 gene encoding adagio protein 3 (The sequence of the model RefSeq protein was modified relative to this genomic sequence to represent the inferred CDS: added 40 bases not found in genome assembly) encodes the protein MAMAKEKEEDEEHNHNGGKRLKCMRNEGKEDDAVVAIGEDESELPLKPGIFFYPATPTSFVVCDALEPDFPIIYVNKVFEIFTGYRADEALGRNCRFLQFRDPRAQRRHPLVDPVVVSEIRRCLEEGIEFQGELLNFRKDGTPLVNRLRLAPIHDDDGTVTHVIGIQLFSEANIDLNRVSYPVFKKTCNQDFDKTGKFPPKSGQTLYSQHQELCGILQLSDEVLAHNILSRLTPRDVASIGSVCRRIRQLTKNEHVRKMVCQNVWGKEVTGTLELMTKKLGWGRLTRELTTLEAVCWRKLTVGGAVEPSRCNFSACAAGNRLVLFGGEGVDMQPMDDTFVLNLDAKNPEWRRVSVKSSPPGRWGHTLSCLNGSWLVVFGGCGRQGLLNDVFVLDLDAQQPTWREVCGGTPPLPRSWHSSCTIEGSKLVVSGGCTDAGVLLSDTYLLDLTTGNPTWREIPTSWAPPPRLGHSLSVYGRTKILMFGGLAKSGHLRLRSGEAYTIDLEDEQPHWRPLEYSAFTGVASQSAVVPPPRLDHVAVSMPCGRIIVFGGSIAGLHSPSQLFLLDPAEEKPSWRILNVPGQPPKFAWGHSTCVVGGTRVLVLGGHTGEEWILNELHELCLASRQDSDL